A window of the Coprobacter fastidiosus genome harbors these coding sequences:
- a CDS encoding T9SS type A sorting domain-containing protein, giving the protein MSQNKKYYTLSTHKTLYFLWVATILFSATVFSSYAQISEGGTPPSFMYPASQKTRSLQNKKNGIKNIYIPFSLDDLKADDERMKEEFLPPRVAVLLPASFSPENSGVWSTLPGGERIWQLRIMANKAKAISLYYKKFNLPIGSKLFIYNSAHTHILGAYTHKTHSGKGKFATEFVAGDDIILEYVAPEGDEFPQNPEIEIEEIGYGYNYLSIKDSYSESLSGSCMVDINCEEGEQWQDHKNGVVKMIIPIGTSSFLCTGSILNNTKEDLKPYLLTAFHCLLSSKEQASASDLSQAQFFFRYENTRCGSNISTSPVSMIGCTYIAGVPLENGVDGALLLLNGKIPDNLNAYYNGWDRRNIAPQSGVCIHHPQGDVKKISTYDQPAVSDTWKSGSTQGLQDGHWNVIFKSTANGHGVTEGGSSGAPLFDQNKRITGFLTGGNANCTDRKEGRNLFGKLALFWDQCGTADDQRIDKYLDPIGSGVEYLDGRYAFPPKAVPEQVSAKWSSEEKRSIVNWEAPKGDEQPVRYKIYRNSTEIGTTTSTSFSETALPVGIHHYDVTAIYADNKASDPGNTATIYVYDILPPKNISIKRTDETELQIEWQMPISRQKIFWGNATDFYRMQLRDKDNQQIPFYFGQRWTTDDLQEIDGYTLESVTFLSVEGATYSLHIDQGNFSYQQKIDPTDKDQIIEVKLLKPVTIKKDAALTVSIYAESYTNSPAATDNAVPITQKGNIYSTDGQNWKTLTQHSDKDHNFFLQVGISSLKQSNVVPPQQEIKKRSVKNKNSDENSQIQWQTVPRSALLQKTNTKTCSSIPIRFNRPDFRIYRDGTNITPELTTDTIITDKELSQGNNYTYTIEAIYPDGVSALSDLETFFLKTESFEARIRSLKVNGEDVEISQENTLNIPLDCDINSARIEIEAHPGATIIMGDRISGTAEINVEEGGKFNQPVTIISESKENTQEFSVNLFKLPNNILLLRWNDVLSVINNPENNNGLHFTDFVWYRNNHYLSSGIPYIKLPDDHQSSDKYHILVTTDEGVSLSSCEKQIQITGDEIRLYPNPIKAGEKIKLYIDSQKENNKVEITITDLSGKTKTFSAIGNSVKFTLSDTPGSYIVKITTQEGISREIKVICIP; this is encoded by the coding sequence ATGTCGCAAAACAAGAAATATTATACCCTGTCGACCCATAAAACATTATATTTTTTATGGGTCGCAACCATCCTATTTTCTGCAACCGTTTTTTCTTCATACGCACAAATAAGCGAGGGAGGTACCCCACCCAGTTTCATGTATCCTGCATCCCAAAAGACAAGAAGCCTTCAAAACAAAAAAAATGGAATCAAAAACATATATATCCCTTTTTCACTCGATGATCTAAAGGCAGATGATGAACGCATGAAAGAGGAATTCTTACCTCCTCGTGTGGCAGTATTGCTCCCGGCCTCTTTTTCTCCTGAAAATTCCGGAGTATGGAGTACTCTTCCGGGAGGAGAACGCATCTGGCAACTCCGGATCATGGCAAATAAGGCCAAGGCAATCTCTCTTTATTATAAAAAATTCAATCTCCCGATCGGAAGCAAGCTATTCATATATAACTCTGCGCATACTCATATATTGGGAGCTTATACACACAAAACTCACTCCGGAAAAGGGAAGTTTGCAACCGAATTCGTTGCAGGAGACGATATAATCCTCGAATATGTTGCCCCTGAAGGTGACGAATTCCCTCAAAATCCGGAAATCGAAATCGAAGAAATAGGATACGGATACAACTATTTAAGCATTAAAGACTCTTACAGTGAAAGTCTATCTGGCAGCTGTATGGTTGACATCAACTGTGAAGAAGGGGAACAATGGCAAGATCATAAGAACGGTGTCGTCAAAATGATTATACCGATAGGTACCAGCAGTTTCTTATGTACCGGGTCTATCCTTAACAATACAAAAGAAGACCTCAAACCTTATTTATTGACGGCATTCCACTGCCTGCTTTCATCTAAAGAACAAGCCTCTGCGTCCGATCTGTCTCAGGCCCAATTCTTTTTCCGATATGAAAATACAAGATGCGGGAGCAACATCTCCACATCTCCGGTATCGATGATCGGATGCACATACATTGCCGGAGTTCCTTTGGAGAATGGTGTTGACGGAGCGTTGCTATTGTTAAACGGGAAAATACCTGACAATCTGAACGCATACTATAACGGATGGGATCGTCGGAATATAGCTCCTCAATCGGGAGTCTGCATACATCACCCGCAAGGCGATGTAAAAAAAATATCGACTTATGACCAACCGGCAGTATCGGACACTTGGAAATCCGGATCGACGCAAGGGTTGCAGGACGGACACTGGAACGTTATATTCAAGAGTACTGCCAACGGACATGGTGTGACAGAAGGCGGATCATCCGGCGCTCCGTTATTCGATCAGAACAAACGCATAACAGGATTTCTGACCGGAGGAAATGCAAATTGTACCGACCGTAAAGAAGGACGGAATCTATTCGGGAAATTAGCTCTTTTCTGGGATCAATGCGGAACAGCCGATGATCAAAGAATCGACAAATATCTAGATCCTATCGGATCGGGAGTCGAGTACCTTGACGGACGTTACGCATTCCCTCCTAAAGCAGTACCCGAACAAGTCTCTGCCAAATGGTCATCTGAAGAAAAAAGGTCTATCGTAAATTGGGAAGCACCCAAAGGAGACGAGCAACCTGTCCGCTACAAGATATACCGAAACAGTACCGAAATAGGTACAACGACCTCGACAAGTTTCTCAGAAACAGCATTGCCTGTAGGCATACATCACTATGACGTCACTGCAATATATGCAGACAACAAAGCTTCCGACCCAGGAAATACGGCAACTATATATGTATATGACATACTTCCTCCAAAAAATATTTCAATAAAACGAACTGACGAAACCGAACTGCAAATAGAGTGGCAAATGCCGATATCCCGACAAAAAATATTTTGGGGAAATGCAACCGACTTTTACAGAATGCAATTAAGAGATAAAGACAATCAGCAAATACCATTCTATTTCGGACAACGCTGGACTACCGACGACTTACAAGAAATAGACGGGTACACACTGGAATCCGTCACATTCCTTTCAGTTGAAGGAGCAACTTACAGTCTTCATATCGATCAAGGGAACTTCTCCTACCAGCAAAAAATCGATCCGACAGATAAAGATCAAATAATAGAAGTAAAACTGCTCAAGCCGGTCACTATCAAAAAAGATGCAGCTTTGACCGTTTCTATATACGCAGAATCATATACGAATAGTCCGGCTGCGACAGACAACGCTGTTCCTATAACACAAAAGGGGAACATATACTCTACCGATGGGCAAAACTGGAAAACCCTGACTCAACACAGCGATAAAGACCACAACTTTTTCTTGCAAGTCGGAATCTCTTCCCTAAAGCAAAGCAATGTTGTCCCTCCTCAACAAGAAATAAAAAAACGGTCTGTCAAGAATAAAAACTCAGATGAAAATTCGCAAATACAATGGCAAACCGTACCCCGGTCTGCACTATTACAAAAAACAAATACGAAAACATGTTCTTCTATTCCTATCCGGTTTAACCGTCCCGACTTTCGTATATACAGAGATGGCACGAATATCACTCCGGAATTAACGACCGACACGATAATAACAGACAAAGAATTATCCCAAGGCAACAACTATACCTATACCATTGAAGCGATCTATCCCGATGGAGTCAGTGCCCTGAGTGATCTCGAAACTTTTTTTCTGAAAACAGAAAGTTTCGAAGCACGAATACGTTCGTTGAAAGTCAACGGTGAAGATGTAGAAATTTCTCAAGAAAATACTTTAAATATACCTCTCGATTGCGATATAAACTCGGCCCGGATCGAGATCGAAGCCCATCCCGGAGCTACGATAATAATGGGAGACCGAATATCCGGAACAGCAGAAATAAATGTCGAGGAAGGAGGCAAATTCAATCAGCCGGTAACCATAATTTCAGAAAGCAAAGAAAACACGCAAGAATTTTCTGTCAATTTGTTTAAATTACCAAACAACATACTTTTATTACGATGGAATGATGTCCTTTCCGTTATCAATAATCCGGAAAACAATAACGGATTACATTTTACCGACTTTGTCTGGTATCGGAATAATCACTATTTAAGTTCAGGAATACCCTATATCAAATTACCCGACGACCATCAAAGTTCTGACAAATACCACATTTTGGTAACTACGGACGAAGGCGTTTCTCTCTCAAGCTGTGAAAAACAAATACAAATCACAGGTGACGAAATACGTCTCTATCCAAATCCGATAAAAGCAGGAGAAAAAATCAAATTATATATCGATTCGCAAAAAGAAAATAATAAAGTCGAAATAACAATCACCGATCTTTCCGGAAAAACCAAAACCTTTTCGGCAATCGGCAACTCGGTAAAATTTACACTATCCGACACTCCCGGAAGCTATATCGTTAAAATAACAACACAGGAAGGCATATCCCGAGAAATAAAAGTAATATGTATCCCATGA
- a CDS encoding cation:proton antiporter yields MNIENIIPTLPFTNPVLIFFIVLTIILFAPLLLNRFRIPHIIGLIIAGMIIGPHGFGLLERDSSFQIFGNVGLLYLMFLAGLEMDINDFKKNKTQGIVFGLYTFFIPMILGTTISYYTLHFNLETSILLASMYASHTLVAYPIVSRYGISRATSVTTTIAGTIITVLGALIILAVIAGMQQGEINEIFWIRLLISITIYCTIIIYSFPRITRWFFKKYDDNVSQYIFVLALVFSASFMAQLAGLEAIIGAFFAGVVLNRFIPAVSPLMNRIEFVGNALFIPYFLIGVGMLINLHGVFSSTEAIIVAINMSIVATASKWIAAWFTQKTFKLPKVDRNMIFGLSNAQAAATLAAVLIGYDLGLFNSNVLNGTVIMILVTCTISSFVTEKAARELVTKQQQDDYLKDKIDTGEERILIPIANPDTIENLVNLAILLKNPKKKTPLYAINVTDDKSQDNGFNAKNALQKAAKIASSADVEMETIARYDMNIASGIIHTMKEKNISEIVIGLHHKANIVDSFFGTKTESLLKGTNKMVAITKCTIPVNTVTRIVIAVPEKAEFETGFVKWVDRVANMVKQVGCRAIFYAHPNTIIQLKAILRKGKYNIRNEFEILDNWEDILMLTGIVLQDDLFIIVSARHTSVSYNTEFDKLPSFLSKYFAGNNIVVLYPEQFGKESQLSFFSDPRSMDVQRDYTRFIGLRLFLENLLKKKKRWGHRNQKKG; encoded by the coding sequence ATGAACATAGAAAATATAATACCAACCCTGCCATTTACAAATCCGGTACTGATATTCTTTATCGTATTAACTATCATTCTCTTTGCTCCATTACTTCTCAACCGATTCAGGATTCCTCACATCATCGGACTGATCATTGCCGGGATGATAATAGGTCCTCATGGATTCGGATTACTCGAACGAGACAGCAGTTTCCAGATATTCGGAAATGTAGGTCTTCTTTACCTGATGTTTTTAGCCGGCCTTGAAATGGATATTAACGATTTCAAGAAAAATAAAACGCAAGGCATCGTATTCGGACTATATACTTTTTTTATCCCGATGATATTAGGGACGACAATCAGCTATTATACCCTACACTTCAATCTGGAAACCTCTATCTTGCTGGCAAGCATGTACGCCTCTCACACCTTGGTAGCCTATCCGATCGTAAGTCGCTATGGCATATCACGGGCCACATCTGTCACAACGACCATTGCCGGCACTATCATTACCGTATTAGGAGCGCTTATCATCCTTGCCGTAATTGCAGGAATGCAGCAAGGCGAAATCAATGAGATATTCTGGATTCGTCTTTTAATATCAATAACGATTTATTGTACCATTATCATATATTCCTTTCCTCGCATTACCCGGTGGTTTTTCAAAAAATACGACGACAATGTATCCCAATATATTTTTGTATTAGCTTTAGTGTTCTCTGCATCATTCATGGCACAACTAGCCGGACTCGAAGCAATTATCGGAGCATTTTTTGCCGGTGTCGTACTCAATCGATTTATTCCGGCTGTTTCTCCTCTAATGAACCGGATAGAATTTGTAGGAAATGCACTTTTTATTCCCTATTTCCTCATCGGTGTCGGAATGTTGATCAATCTGCACGGCGTATTCAGTAGTACAGAGGCCATCATAGTAGCAATCAATATGTCAATCGTTGCTACGGCATCCAAATGGATAGCGGCATGGTTTACTCAAAAAACATTTAAACTTCCGAAAGTTGACCGAAATATGATTTTCGGACTCAGTAATGCACAAGCAGCAGCGACTTTAGCCGCCGTACTTATCGGATATGACCTCGGATTATTCAATTCTAACGTATTGAACGGAACAGTTATCATGATTCTCGTAACATGTACTATCAGTTCTTTCGTAACCGAAAAAGCCGCACGCGAACTTGTAACCAAGCAACAACAAGACGACTATCTTAAAGACAAAATAGATACGGGAGAAGAACGCATTCTGATTCCGATAGCAAATCCCGATACTATAGAAAACCTTGTAAATTTGGCAATACTATTAAAAAATCCGAAAAAGAAAACACCTTTATATGCAATAAACGTCACCGACGACAAATCGCAAGATAACGGATTCAATGCCAAAAACGCTTTGCAAAAAGCGGCCAAGATAGCTTCATCCGCAGATGTCGAAATGGAAACCATAGCTCGGTACGATATGAATATCGCAAGCGGTATCATTCACACAATGAAAGAAAAAAATATCTCGGAAATAGTTATCGGATTGCATCACAAAGCTAATATCGTAGATAGTTTTTTCGGAACAAAAACCGAGAGTTTACTAAAAGGAACAAACAAAATGGTTGCGATCACCAAATGCACCATTCCGGTCAATACGGTAACACGCATTGTCATAGCCGTCCCTGAAAAAGCAGAATTTGAAACCGGATTCGTCAAATGGGTTGACAGAGTGGCCAATATGGTAAAACAGGTCGGATGCCGGGCGATATTCTATGCTCACCCCAATACTATAATACAATTAAAAGCCATTCTCCGCAAAGGGAAATACAATATTCGGAATGAGTTCGAGATATTGGACAATTGGGAAGATATTCTTATGTTAACCGGAATCGTCTTGCAAGACGATTTGTTCATCATTGTAAGTGCAAGACATACTTCCGTATCCTATAATACCGAATTCGACAAACTGCCGTCATTTTTATCCAAATATTTTGCCGGAAACAATATCGTTGTTCTCTATCCCGAACAATTCGGAAAAGAAAGTCAACTCTCCTTTTTCAGCGATCCTCGATCGATGGATGTACAACGGGACTATACTCGTTTTATAGGATTAAGGCTTTTCCTTGAAAATCTGCTGAAGAAAAAGAAACGATGGGGTCATCGTAACCAAAAAAAAGGATAA